From a single Mycolicibacterium moriokaense genomic region:
- a CDS encoding Zn-ribbon domain-containing OB-fold protein, with the protein MSASTQPAIEGWFATDESGSAYLIGSKCHQCGTYVFPPRANNCPNPGCVGDELAQVPLSRRGTLWSYTENRYAPPPPYPAPDPFEPFAVAAVSLAEEGLIVLGKVVEGTLAADLKVGMEMELTTMPLYVDDEGIERVVHAWRIAS; encoded by the coding sequence GTGTCAGCTTCTACTCAGCCCGCGATCGAGGGGTGGTTCGCCACTGATGAGTCGGGTTCGGCGTATTTGATCGGTAGTAAGTGTCATCAGTGTGGGACCTACGTGTTTCCGCCGCGCGCCAACAACTGCCCCAATCCGGGCTGTGTGGGCGACGAGTTGGCACAGGTGCCGTTGTCGCGGCGCGGAACGCTGTGGAGCTACACCGAAAACCGTTATGCCCCACCACCTCCCTACCCCGCACCGGATCCGTTCGAGCCGTTCGCCGTGGCGGCGGTGTCGTTGGCCGAGGAGGGTCTGATCGTGTTGGGCAAGGTCGTCGAGGGCACCCTGGCCGCCGATCTGAAGGTCGGCATGGAAATGGAACTGACCACGATGCCGCTGTATGTCGACGACGAGGGCATCGAGCGCGTCGTGCACGCCTGGAGGATCGCCTCATGA
- a CDS encoding lipid-transfer protein, protein MSPQPVYILGAGMHPWGKWGRDFTEYGVVAARAALAEAGLDWRQIQLVAGADTIRNGYPGFVAGATFAQKLGWNGVPVTSSYAACASGSQALQSARAQILAGLCDVALVIGADTTPKGFFAPVGGERKNDPDWQRFHLIGATNTVYFALLARRRMDLYGATLEDFAQVKVKNARHGLNNPNARYRKESSVADVLASPVVSDPLRLLDICATSDGAAALIVASKAFTEKHLGSVHGVPSVRAISLQTPQYPQHLPELPDIATDSTAAVPAPQRVFKDQILDAAYAEAGIGPDDLSLAEVYDLSTALELDWYEHLGLCEKGEAEHLLRSGATTIGGKIPVNPSGGLACFGEAIPAQAIAQVCELTWQLKGQATGRQVEGATVGVTANQGLFGHGSSVIVAR, encoded by the coding sequence ATGAGCCCGCAACCGGTCTACATCCTGGGTGCGGGGATGCACCCGTGGGGCAAGTGGGGCCGCGACTTCACCGAATACGGTGTGGTGGCCGCGCGCGCGGCACTGGCCGAGGCCGGTCTGGACTGGCGCCAGATCCAACTCGTCGCCGGCGCGGACACCATCCGCAACGGCTATCCCGGATTCGTCGCCGGGGCGACGTTCGCCCAAAAGCTGGGCTGGAACGGCGTGCCCGTCACCTCCAGCTACGCCGCGTGCGCCAGCGGATCCCAAGCCCTGCAGTCCGCGCGGGCCCAGATCCTGGCCGGGCTGTGCGACGTCGCGCTGGTCATCGGCGCCGACACCACCCCCAAGGGGTTCTTCGCCCCGGTGGGTGGGGAACGCAAAAACGACCCCGACTGGCAACGCTTCCACCTGATCGGGGCGACCAACACGGTGTACTTCGCGCTGCTGGCGCGCCGACGCATGGACCTCTACGGCGCCACCCTCGAGGACTTCGCCCAGGTGAAGGTCAAAAACGCCCGCCACGGCCTCAACAACCCCAACGCCCGCTACCGCAAGGAGAGCTCGGTGGCCGACGTGCTGGCCAGCCCGGTGGTCTCCGATCCGCTTCGGCTGCTCGACATCTGCGCAACCTCCGACGGAGCAGCAGCGTTGATCGTGGCCAGTAAGGCGTTCACCGAAAAGCATCTCGGCTCGGTCCACGGGGTGCCCTCGGTACGTGCGATCAGCCTGCAAACCCCGCAGTACCCGCAGCATCTGCCCGAACTACCCGACATCGCCACCGATTCCACCGCGGCGGTGCCCGCACCGCAGCGGGTGTTCAAAGATCAGATCCTCGACGCCGCCTACGCCGAGGCCGGGATCGGCCCCGACGACCTGAGTCTGGCCGAGGTCTACGACCTGTCCACCGCGCTGGAGCTGGACTGGTACGAACACCTCGGCCTGTGCGAAAAAGGCGAGGCTGAACACCTGCTGCGCAGCGGCGCCACCACCATCGGCGGCAAGATCCCGGTCAACCCCTCCGGCGGGCTGGCCTGCTTCGGCGAAGCCATCCCCGCACAAGCCATCGCACAAGTCTGCGAACTCACCTGGCAACTCAAAGGCCAAGCCACCGGCAGACAGGTCGAAGGCGCCACCGTCGGCGTCACCGCCAACCAAGGACTATTCGGACACGGCTCCTCGGTGATCGTC